A stretch of the Archangium violaceum genome encodes the following:
- a CDS encoding short-chain fatty acid transporter — translation METLVRIAESLGRFSARFVPSSFAIAVLLSLLTMGLALGWAGAPAPRVLESWGGGFWELLTFSMQMALVMFTGYLLALTRPVRALLERLAGLARGPRSAVVLMAAVSMGLAYINWGLSLVASAMLVRFVVRRQPEVDYRLLVACAYFGLGATWHAGLSASAPLLVATPGHFLEKQLGVIPIDRTLFSPFNLGLTVAVVGGLTLLAWALHPRPGQAVRVDPTILEQLKDFEPPVRPRERSPAVWLDFSPLLNVLFGVLGLLWFARHLGLNGGWRALNLNVVNFLFLTLAVLLHGTPARLLKASEEAASVLHGIVLQFPLYAGIYGIFKATGLTERIGQLFVSLSTPGTFPAIVYLYSGVVNYFVPSGGSKWAIEAPYLLEAARTLGVVPEKVVLAYAWGDMATDLIQPFWALPLLAVARLDFKDILGFLLVAFFVYLPLVTLAFFLWG, via the coding sequence GTGGAAACACTCGTACGCATCGCGGAATCCCTCGGCCGATTCTCCGCGCGCTTCGTCCCCAGCTCGTTCGCCATCGCGGTGCTGCTCTCGCTGCTCACCATGGGGCTGGCCCTGGGTTGGGCGGGGGCGCCCGCGCCGCGTGTATTGGAGTCCTGGGGCGGTGGCTTCTGGGAGCTGCTCACCTTCTCCATGCAGATGGCGCTGGTGATGTTCACCGGCTACCTGTTGGCCCTCACCCGCCCGGTGCGCGCGCTGCTGGAGCGCCTGGCGGGGCTGGCACGGGGCCCCCGGAGCGCGGTGGTGCTCATGGCGGCCGTGTCCATGGGGCTGGCCTACATCAACTGGGGCCTGTCGCTGGTGGCCAGCGCCATGCTGGTGCGCTTCGTGGTGCGGCGGCAGCCGGAGGTGGACTACCGCCTGCTGGTGGCCTGTGCCTACTTCGGCCTGGGCGCCACGTGGCACGCGGGCCTGTCCGCCTCCGCGCCGCTGCTGGTGGCCACTCCGGGCCACTTCCTGGAGAAGCAGCTGGGCGTCATCCCCATCGACCGCACGCTCTTCTCGCCCTTCAACCTCGGGCTCACCGTGGCGGTGGTGGGAGGCCTCACCCTGCTGGCATGGGCGCTCCATCCGCGCCCCGGACAGGCGGTGCGGGTGGACCCCACCATCCTCGAGCAACTGAAGGACTTCGAGCCGCCCGTGCGCCCGCGCGAGAGGAGCCCCGCAGTGTGGCTGGATTTCTCTCCGCTGCTCAACGTGCTCTTCGGCGTGCTGGGGCTGCTCTGGTTCGCGCGCCACCTGGGGCTCAACGGCGGCTGGAGGGCCCTCAACCTCAACGTGGTGAACTTCCTCTTCCTCACGCTGGCGGTGCTGCTGCATGGCACGCCCGCGCGCCTGCTCAAGGCCAGCGAGGAGGCCGCGAGCGTGCTGCACGGCATCGTCCTGCAGTTCCCGCTCTACGCGGGCATCTACGGCATCTTCAAGGCCACCGGCCTCACCGAGCGCATCGGCCAGCTCTTCGTGTCGCTGTCCACGCCGGGCACCTTCCCCGCCATCGTCTATCTCTACAGCGGCGTGGTGAACTACTTCGTGCCCTCGGGCGGCTCCAAGTGGGCCATCGAAGCGCCCTACCTGCTGGAGGCGGCGAGGACGCTCGGCGTGGTGCCGGAGAAGGTGGTGCTCGCGTATGCGTGGGGGGACATGGCCACGGATC
- a CDS encoding type II toxin-antitoxin system RelE family toxin, with product MKALPPAFIDRLHQRIDDIAQLAEVAPPLNPLWLKLGATDRPLLRCMVDGYALLYEVDESCRTVSVLDVEQEEGDAPVLASGLIAANGRH from the coding sequence TTGAAAGCGCTTCCACCCGCGTTCATCGATCGGCTTCACCAGCGTATTGATGACATCGCCCAGCTCGCGGAAGTTGCTCCTCCCCTCAACCCGCTCTGGTTGAAGCTCGGTGCCACGGATCGGCCCCTGCTGCGCTGCATGGTGGATGGCTACGCCCTGCTCTACGAGGTCGACGAGTCCTGCCGCACCGTCTCCGTGCTCGACGTGGAGCAGGAGGAGGGTGACGCGCCCGTGCTGGCCTCCGGGTTGATCGCCGCCAACGGTCGTCACTGA